In Candidatus Krumholzibacteriia bacterium, one genomic interval encodes:
- a CDS encoding acyl-CoA dehydratase activase-related protein — translation MIARPNRFVLGIDVGSTTVKAVVVDVESDRVLWQDYQRHETKQPEKVLEFLKRIDDEVDGFAAAAATSDIRAFITGSGGMGIAPRVGAKFVQEVNAVCLAVEKVHPAAGSVIELGGQDAKIIVFKEDPETSRKKKIPSMNDKCAGGTGAVIDKINAKLRIPPEELCEQGYNGVKLHHVAGKCGVFAETDINGLQKQGIPTDELMASLFEAIIGQNLSVLTRGHTLRPEVILLGGPNTYIRGMREAWQHNIPITWKEREVALPEGVDPKSLIVVPENAQYYAAVGAVEYGKDEDDDVGVYKGWSALEDYLHNGRKQSRARASAGLSKDEADLASFKERYKTPHFEPAAFSAGETVRAFIGLDGGSTSTKAILLNPEREVLAKSYQLSKGNPIKDTIEVVGDLRRHVESFGARLEVLGVGTTGYAKDVLRDVLGADAAIVETVAHAESALHFYDDVDVICDVGGQDIKIMVLNGGSVKDFKLNTQCSAGNGYFLQSTAGEFNVPVEQFADTAFSAEQMPTFGYGCAVFMQSDIVDFQRQGWTAAEIMAGLAAVLPKNIWLYVAQIPNLAKLGKRFVLQGGTQRNLAAVKSQVDFIESRFRCNGDDPDIIVHKHCGESGAIGAALEAQRLWKHGHKTTFIGLDAVETISYTATTSEETRCHFCKNECLRTFIDVEAVGKVKHEQGDVETAVSAAGSRKSKVALTPGARRLIVNNSCEKGLVEDVESMREIKKDLDARLKAAPNFVEKGAREVFKPTRPESVADAPPKVTITAAQKARVERMGKRESLRIGIPRLLNQYSTNPLFSAYFEALGVRPQNLVYSDYTTEEIYKEGAKRGAIDPCFPSKLGIPHVHNLIFKHHEKKPLDVIFFPMIDDLKSELIKTQDCRACPTVTATPEAVKAAFTKEGDLFAKKGIRYICPVVNVAQPRLFARQMYHAFKDVLGLTEKESDRAVDAGFAALDAWVAETRREAREVLDQLEADRKLGIVVLGRPYHNDPGINHEILVEFQKLGYPVFTQDSLPLDADLLDRMFGDEVRAGDIESPMDISDVWKNAYSENTSRKVWAAKFVARHPNLVALEMSNFKCGHDAPIYSVVEEIIECSGTPYFSFKDLDENRPAGSIKIRVETISYFLKRYREDKLREAWLEEQAAHRAHPADAPAPVETDTPARWAEAA, via the coding sequence ATGATCGCCCGCCCGAACAGATTTGTGCTCGGTATCGACGTGGGCTCGACCACCGTGAAGGCGGTTGTCGTCGACGTCGAATCCGATCGCGTCCTCTGGCAGGACTACCAGCGCCACGAGACCAAGCAGCCCGAGAAGGTCCTCGAGTTCCTCAAGCGCATCGACGACGAAGTCGACGGCTTCGCCGCGGCCGCCGCCACGAGCGACATCCGCGCGTTCATTACCGGCAGCGGCGGCATGGGCATCGCGCCGCGCGTGGGCGCCAAGTTTGTGCAGGAAGTCAACGCGGTGTGCCTGGCGGTGGAAAAGGTGCATCCCGCCGCCGGTTCGGTAATCGAGCTGGGCGGCCAGGATGCCAAGATCATCGTCTTCAAGGAAGATCCCGAGACCAGCCGCAAGAAGAAGATCCCCTCGATGAACGACAAGTGCGCCGGGGGCACGGGTGCCGTGATCGACAAGATCAACGCCAAGCTGCGCATTCCGCCCGAGGAGCTGTGCGAGCAGGGCTATAACGGTGTGAAGCTGCACCACGTGGCCGGCAAGTGCGGCGTGTTTGCCGAGACCGACATCAACGGCCTGCAGAAGCAGGGTATTCCCACCGACGAACTGATGGCCAGCCTGTTCGAGGCCATCATCGGCCAGAACCTCTCCGTGCTCACGCGCGGCCATACCCTGCGACCCGAGGTGATCCTGCTCGGCGGACCCAATACGTACATCCGCGGCATGCGCGAGGCGTGGCAGCACAACATCCCGATTACGTGGAAGGAGCGCGAGGTCGCACTGCCCGAAGGTGTCGATCCGAAATCACTCATCGTGGTGCCGGAGAACGCGCAGTACTACGCCGCGGTGGGCGCGGTGGAGTACGGCAAGGACGAGGACGACGACGTCGGCGTGTACAAGGGATGGAGCGCGCTCGAAGACTACCTGCACAACGGCCGCAAGCAGTCGCGCGCCAGGGCAAGCGCCGGCCTGAGCAAGGACGAGGCAGACCTCGCTTCGTTCAAGGAGCGCTACAAGACGCCCCACTTCGAGCCGGCGGCATTTTCCGCGGGGGAGACGGTGCGTGCCTTCATCGGGCTCGACGGCGGTTCGACCTCCACCAAGGCGATTCTCTTGAACCCCGAGCGCGAGGTGCTGGCCAAGTCCTACCAGCTCTCCAAGGGCAACCCCATCAAGGACACGATCGAAGTGGTCGGCGATCTGCGCCGCCACGTAGAGTCGTTCGGTGCGCGGCTCGAAGTTCTGGGGGTGGGCACCACCGGCTACGCCAAGGACGTGCTGCGCGACGTGCTCGGTGCCGATGCCGCCATCGTGGAAACGGTGGCGCACGCTGAGAGCGCACTGCACTTCTATGACGACGTGGACGTCATCTGCGACGTGGGCGGCCAGGACATCAAGATCATGGTGCTCAACGGCGGCAGCGTGAAGGACTTCAAGCTCAACACGCAGTGCTCGGCCGGCAATGGCTATTTCCTGCAGAGCACGGCGGGGGAATTCAACGTGCCGGTGGAACAATTCGCCGACACGGCGTTTTCCGCGGAGCAGATGCCCACCTTCGGATACGGCTGCGCGGTGTTCATGCAGTCCGACATCGTCGATTTCCAGCGCCAGGGATGGACGGCGGCGGAGATCATGGCGGGACTCGCGGCGGTGCTGCCCAAGAACATCTGGCTCTACGTGGCGCAGATCCCCAACCTGGCCAAGCTGGGCAAGCGTTTCGTGCTGCAGGGAGGCACGCAGCGCAACCTGGCGGCGGTCAAGTCGCAGGTGGATTTCATCGAGTCGCGCTTCCGCTGCAACGGCGACGACCCCGACATCATCGTGCACAAGCACTGCGGCGAGAGCGGCGCCATCGGCGCGGCACTGGAGGCGCAGCGCCTGTGGAAACACGGGCACAAGACCACCTTCATCGGTCTCGATGCGGTCGAGACCATCTCCTACACCGCCACCACGTCCGAGGAGACGCGCTGCCACTTCTGCAAGAACGAGTGCCTGCGCACCTTCATCGACGTGGAGGCCGTGGGCAAGGTCAAGCACGAGCAGGGCGACGTGGAGACGGCCGTTTCCGCGGCCGGTTCGCGCAAGTCCAAGGTGGCGCTGACCCCGGGCGCGCGGCGTCTCATCGTCAACAACTCGTGCGAAAAGGGACTCGTGGAAGACGTGGAGTCGATGCGCGAGATCAAGAAGGACCTCGACGCGCGCCTCAAGGCCGCGCCCAACTTCGTGGAGAAGGGCGCGCGCGAGGTGTTCAAGCCCACCCGGCCCGAGTCAGTGGCGGATGCGCCGCCGAAGGTCACCATCACCGCGGCGCAGAAGGCGCGTGTGGAGCGCATGGGCAAGCGCGAGAGCCTGCGCATCGGCATTCCGCGGCTGTTGAACCAGTACTCCACCAACCCGCTGTTCTCGGCGTACTTCGAGGCGCTCGGCGTGCGGCCCCAGAACCTGGTGTACTCGGACTACACCACCGAGGAGATCTATAAGGAGGGTGCCAAGCGCGGTGCCATCGACCCGTGCTTCCCCAGCAAGCTCGGCATCCCGCACGTGCACAACCTCATCTTCAAGCACCACGAGAAGAAGCCGCTCGACGTGATCTTCTTCCCGATGATCGACGACCTCAAGAGCGAGCTCATCAAGACCCAGGATTGCCGCGCGTGCCCCACGGTGACGGCCACGCCGGAAGCGGTGAAGGCCGCCTTCACCAAGGAGGGCGACCTGTTTGCGAAGAAGGGCATCCGGTACATCTGCCCGGTGGTGAACGTGGCGCAGCCGCGCTTGTTCGCGCGCCAGATGTACCACGCGTTCAAGGACGTGCTGGGTCTCACGGAGAAGGAGAGCGACCGTGCGGTGGACGCCGGTTTCGCGGCACTGGACGCGTGGGTGGCGGAAACCCGCCGCGAGGCGCGCGAGGTACTCGACCAGCTCGAGGCGGACCGCAAGCTTGGCATCGTGGTGCTGGGCCGGCCGTATCACAACGACCCCGGCATCAACCACGAGATCCTGGTGGAGTTCCAGAAGCTCGGCTACCCGGTGTTCACGCAGGACAGCCTGCCCCTCGACGCCGACCTGCTGGATCGCATGTTTGGCGACGAGGTGCGCGCGGGTGACATCGAGAGCCCCATGGACATCAGCGACGTGTGGAAGAATGCCTACAGCGAAAACACCAGCCGCAAGGTGTGGGCGGCCAAGTTCGTCGCGCGTCACCCCAACCTGGTGGCGCTGGAGATGTCCAACTTCAAGTGCGGGCACGACGCGCCCATCTACTCGGTGGTCGAGGAGATCATCGAGTGCTCGGGCACGCCGTACTTTTCGTTCAAGGACCTCGACGAGAACCGCCCCGCCGGTTCCATCAAGATCCGCGTGGAAACGATCAGCTACTTCCTCAAGCGCTACCGCGAAGACAAGCTGCGCGAAGCCTGGCTCGAAGAGCAGGCCGCCCACCGCGCCCACCCGGCCGACGCCCCGGCGCCGGTGGAAACCGACACACCCGCCCGCTGGGCCGAAGCGGCCTGA
- a CDS encoding inorganic pyrophosphatase yields MDRFSQWRPHPWHGLSPGVEPPHRVTAFIEITPFDFVKYEIDKDSGYLRIDRPQRTSSLPPALYGFIPRTYAGARVGGLMPGASGGDGDPLDICVLSERLVAKSEVLVATRVVGGIPMLDDGHADDKIIAVLENDPLWDGFDDLAHIPGPYVERLTHYFATYKMIPGKPLTASVGEPYGKAHAEAVIQAALDDYREAFPAP; encoded by the coding sequence ATGGATCGATTCTCACAGTGGCGGCCGCACCCGTGGCACGGGCTGTCGCCCGGGGTGGAGCCACCGCACCGCGTCACCGCGTTCATCGAGATCACGCCCTTCGACTTCGTGAAGTATGAGATCGACAAGGACTCGGGCTACCTGCGCATCGACCGTCCGCAGCGCACGTCGTCGCTGCCACCCGCGCTCTACGGGTTCATTCCGCGCACGTACGCCGGGGCGCGTGTGGGTGGTCTGATGCCCGGCGCGTCGGGTGGAGACGGGGATCCGCTCGACATCTGCGTGCTGAGCGAGCGGCTGGTGGCCAAATCCGAGGTGCTGGTGGCCACGCGGGTGGTGGGCGGAATCCCCATGCTCGACGACGGACACGCCGACGATAAAATCATCGCCGTGCTGGAAAACGACCCCCTCTGGGACGGCTTCGACGACCTCGCCCACATCCCCGGCCCCTACGTCGAGCGGCTGACCCACTACTTCGCCACCTATAAGATGATCCCTGGCAAGCCCTTGACGGCCTCGGTGGGGGAGCCCTACGGAAAGGCCCACGCCGAGGCGGTGATCCAGGCGGCCCTGGACGACTACCGCGAAGCCTTCCCGGCCCCCTGA
- the had gene encoding 6-hydroxycyclohex-1-ene-1-carbonyl-CoA dehydrogenase, with protein MTIGSWVAHAVGERMTWETRDEVLADGEVLVEIAGCGVCHTDLGYFYDGVPTRHPFPLTLGHEVSGVVVEAGPGATEWVDRRVVIPAVIPCGKCDACRDGHGSICPKQVFLGCDVHGGFATHVRVPANGLCPVPDLNDRAINPTGLDLAALSVVADAVSTPYQAIVRSGLGKGDLAVFVGVGGVGGFGVQVAAAMGAAVVAIDVDEERLTTMSKHGAALTLRADMDFKSLRGALRDFAKDIRIPTWRQKIFETSGTPAGQSTAFSLLGHGGYLSVVGFTPAKVEVRLSNLMAFDAVAQGNWACLPEHYPAVVDMILSGRVVLEPFIERRPLSSINETFDDVHHRRTRRRIILIPEE; from the coding sequence GTGACAATCGGCAGCTGGGTCGCCCACGCCGTGGGCGAACGGATGACCTGGGAGACGCGCGACGAGGTTCTCGCCGACGGCGAGGTGCTCGTTGAGATCGCCGGGTGCGGCGTGTGCCACACCGACCTCGGCTACTTCTACGACGGCGTACCGACGCGCCATCCCTTTCCCCTGACACTCGGCCACGAAGTAAGCGGCGTGGTGGTTGAAGCCGGCCCCGGAGCGACCGAATGGGTCGACCGGCGTGTCGTCATCCCCGCCGTGATTCCGTGCGGCAAGTGCGATGCGTGCCGCGACGGGCACGGGTCCATCTGCCCGAAGCAGGTGTTCCTGGGCTGCGACGTGCACGGCGGATTCGCTACGCACGTCCGCGTGCCCGCCAACGGCCTGTGCCCGGTTCCGGATCTCAACGACCGTGCCATCAATCCCACCGGTCTCGACCTCGCCGCGCTGTCCGTGGTGGCCGACGCCGTTTCCACGCCCTACCAGGCCATCGTTCGCAGCGGGCTCGGCAAGGGCGACCTCGCCGTGTTCGTGGGTGTGGGGGGCGTGGGCGGGTTCGGCGTGCAGGTGGCGGCCGCGATGGGTGCCGCGGTGGTGGCGATCGACGTCGACGAAGAGCGCCTCACCACGATGAGCAAACACGGCGCCGCGCTCACGCTGCGCGCCGATATGGACTTCAAGTCGCTGCGCGGTGCGCTCCGGGATTTTGCGAAGGATATAAGGATACCCACGTGGCGGCAGAAGATCTTCGAGACGTCGGGGACGCCCGCGGGACAGTCCACCGCCTTCAGCCTGCTGGGCCACGGCGGTTACCTGAGCGTGGTCGGCTTCACACCGGCCAAGGTGGAGGTCCGGCTCTCCAACCTGATGGCCTTCGATGCCGTCGCGCAGGGCAACTGGGCGTGCCTTCCGGAACACTACCCGGCGGTCGTCGACATGATTCTTTCCGGCCGCGTCGTGCTGGAACCGTTCATCGAACGGCGCCCGCTATCGTCGATCAACGAAACCTTTGACGATGTCCACCACCGGCGCACCCGTCGCCGGATCATTCTCATTCCCGAGGAATAG
- the oah gene encoding 6-oxocyclohex-1-ene-1-carbonyl-CoA hydratase: MELKNHDLARGDAPGILYEEVPVRGPGGKAVEGLHAIRITLDNPKQLNSYTTDMVKGVILGMRRAANDRACVAVIFTGAGDRAFCTGGNTAEYAEYYAGRPEEYRQYMRLFNDMVTSILTCDKPVVCRVNGMRIGGGQEIGMACDFSLAQDMALFGQAGPRHGSAPDGGSTDFLPLFVGVEAAMESCTVCQPWSAHKAMRLGLLTRLVPALKVDGSYVPNPLVVTDRYVDDMGRLVYGEKKEGDGLARGKEMLKRGAMDLSQLDAEVDAFVYSLAMTMPGCLSKTIESVRKHKLIHWDKNRETNRAWLGLNMMTEGRAGFRAFHYGPKDHREVDFLLLRRRIAEGRTWDDALTEEIQPKPDTVSGRKA, from the coding sequence ATGGAACTCAAGAACCACGATCTCGCGCGCGGCGATGCCCCCGGCATCCTGTATGAAGAAGTCCCGGTGCGCGGACCCGGTGGCAAGGCCGTTGAAGGTCTGCACGCGATCCGCATCACGCTGGACAACCCCAAACAGCTCAACTCCTACACCACCGACATGGTCAAGGGCGTCATCCTCGGCATGCGCCGCGCCGCCAATGACCGTGCATGCGTGGCGGTGATCTTCACCGGCGCCGGCGACCGCGCGTTCTGCACCGGCGGCAACACCGCCGAGTACGCCGAGTACTACGCCGGCCGGCCCGAGGAGTACCGGCAGTACATGCGTTTGTTCAACGACATGGTCACGTCCATCCTCACCTGCGACAAGCCGGTGGTGTGCCGCGTCAACGGCATGCGCATTGGCGGCGGGCAGGAGATCGGCATGGCGTGTGACTTCTCGCTGGCCCAGGACATGGCGCTGTTCGGACAGGCGGGACCGCGGCACGGTTCCGCGCCCGACGGGGGCAGCACGGACTTCCTGCCGCTGTTTGTCGGCGTGGAAGCCGCCATGGAGAGCTGCACCGTCTGCCAGCCGTGGAGCGCGCACAAGGCCATGCGGCTGGGGCTGCTCACGCGCCTGGTGCCGGCGCTGAAGGTGGACGGGAGTTACGTGCCCAATCCGCTGGTGGTCACCGACCGCTACGTGGATGACATGGGACGCCTGGTGTATGGCGAGAAGAAGGAAGGGGACGGCCTGGCGCGGGGCAAGGAAATGCTCAAGCGCGGGGCCATGGATCTTTCGCAACTCGACGCGGAAGTGGACGCCTTCGTGTATTCGCTCGCCATGACCATGCCCGGCTGCCTGAGCAAGACCATCGAGAGCGTGCGCAAGCACAAGCTGATTCACTGGGACAAGAACCGCGAGACCAACCGCGCGTGGCTCGGACTCAACATGATGACCGAGGGGCGCGCAGGATTCCGCGCGTTTCACTACGGACCCAAGGATCACCGCGAGGTGGATTTCCTTCTCCTGCGCCGCCGCATCGCCGAGGGGCGCACGTGGGATGACGCGCTGACCGAGGAGATCCAGCCCAAACCCGACACCGTCAGCGGCCGCAAGGCCTGA
- a CDS encoding cyclohexa-1,5-dienecarbonyl-CoA hydratase, translating to MSKEAVHTDAIRVEPLDEGAIWRVVLNTPKANIIDQTKTEALTRVFDDAHGDTAVKAIVLLGEGPHFSFGASVQEHLPDACGAMLTTFHGLFRSMLNASVVTLAAVRGQCLGGGLELAAFCNRVFASEDARLGQPEIVLGVFAPVASVVLCERMGRGGAEDLLLSGRTLTAREALPLGLVDEIADDPAEAAVSYARTHLLPRSASSLRWAVRAARRDYGERMTAELARLEAMYLHGLMRTADANEGLQAFLGKRQPAWRNQ from the coding sequence ATGAGCAAGGAAGCGGTGCACACCGACGCGATACGCGTTGAGCCCCTCGACGAAGGGGCGATCTGGCGCGTCGTGCTCAACACGCCCAAAGCCAACATCATCGACCAGACCAAGACCGAGGCGCTGACGCGTGTGTTCGACGATGCGCACGGTGACACGGCGGTGAAGGCGATCGTCCTGCTGGGTGAGGGGCCGCATTTTTCGTTCGGCGCCAGCGTACAGGAGCACCTGCCGGATGCATGCGGCGCCATGCTCACCACGTTTCACGGGCTGTTTCGTTCCATGCTCAACGCGTCGGTGGTCACACTGGCGGCGGTGCGCGGTCAGTGTCTGGGCGGCGGGCTCGAACTGGCCGCGTTCTGCAACCGGGTGTTCGCGTCCGAGGACGCGCGCCTGGGCCAGCCGGAGATCGTGCTGGGCGTGTTTGCCCCGGTTGCCTCGGTGGTCCTGTGCGAGCGCATGGGCCGCGGCGGGGCCGAGGATCTCCTGCTCTCGGGAAGAACACTGACCGCCCGCGAGGCGCTGCCCCTCGGGCTGGTGGACGAGATCGCGGACGACCCCGCGGAAGCGGCCGTGTCGTACGCGCGCACCCACCTCCTTCCGCGGTCGGCGTCCAGCCTGCGCTGGGCGGTGCGCGCGGCCAGGCGCGACTACGGAGAGCGAATGACCGCGGAGCTCGCGCGTCTCGAGGCCATGTACCTGCATGGACTCATGCGCACCGCGGACGCCAACGAAGGCCTGCAGGCGTTTCTGGGAAAACGCCAGCCGGCATGGAGGAACCAGTGA
- the bcrC gene encoding benzoyl-CoA reductase subunit C, with protein MSTSTGERMSPGLAAVVERAEFIYRDRGLAEVRAWKSRTSGLAIGFMPIYVPRELLHAQGVLPVGIMGGGDDLEIIRGDAYYQSYICHIPRSTIEMGLNGTLDCLDGMIFPATCDVIRNLSGMWQLQFPEKMSRYFDVPQNFDAEVGGSFYRRELEDISRELTERGARPLEPEALRASIATYNENRRRVEALVKIRRDTPWKIPTHELYLLLRAGQVIPVEDFTAMLDEYTAAVQEETARQPMDQARVLLTGSFCEQPPLGLIKTLERSGCYIVEDDFVQVHRFIRGEIREKGDPMDSLVRAFIEDGVASPVRYIAEHEKGAELVARVKESAAEGVIYCSASFCDPALLDQPMTVRALDKAGIPYTAFKFAENNGQFQVIREQSGTFADSIKLWSEV; from the coding sequence GTGAGCACCAGCACCGGCGAACGCATGTCCCCGGGCCTCGCGGCCGTCGTGGAGCGCGCGGAGTTTATCTATCGCGATCGCGGCCTGGCCGAGGTTCGCGCGTGGAAGTCGCGCACCAGCGGCCTTGCCATTGGTTTCATGCCCATCTACGTGCCGCGCGAACTGTTGCACGCGCAGGGCGTCCTGCCGGTGGGCATCATGGGTGGGGGCGACGACCTGGAGATCATCCGCGGCGACGCCTACTACCAGTCGTACATCTGCCACATCCCGCGCAGCACCATCGAGATGGGCCTCAACGGCACCCTCGACTGCCTCGACGGCATGATCTTTCCGGCCACCTGCGACGTGATCCGCAACCTGTCCGGCATGTGGCAGCTCCAGTTCCCTGAGAAGATGTCGCGCTACTTCGACGTGCCGCAGAACTTCGATGCCGAGGTGGGCGGGAGCTTCTACCGCCGCGAGCTGGAGGACATCTCGCGCGAACTCACCGAACGCGGCGCCCGCCCGCTGGAGCCGGAGGCGCTGCGCGCGTCTATCGCGACCTACAACGAAAACCGCCGCCGCGTGGAGGCGCTGGTCAAGATCCGCCGCGACACACCCTGGAAGATCCCCACCCACGAGCTCTACCTGCTGCTGCGCGCGGGACAGGTGATTCCGGTGGAGGACTTCACCGCCATGCTCGACGAGTACACCGCGGCGGTCCAGGAAGAGACCGCGCGCCAGCCCATGGACCAGGCGCGGGTGCTGCTGACCGGGTCGTTCTGCGAACAGCCGCCGCTGGGGCTCATCAAGACGCTGGAGCGCTCGGGCTGCTACATCGTGGAGGACGACTTCGTGCAGGTGCACCGCTTCATCCGCGGCGAGATCCGCGAGAAAGGCGATCCCATGGACAGCCTGGTGCGCGCGTTCATCGAGGATGGCGTGGCCAGCCCGGTGCGCTACATCGCCGAGCACGAGAAGGGTGCGGAGCTGGTGGCGCGCGTCAAGGAGAGCGCCGCCGAGGGCGTCATCTACTGCTCGGCCAGCTTCTGCGACCCCGCCCTGCTCGACCAGCCTATGACCGTGCGCGCGCTGGACAAAGCGGGCATCCCCTACACGGCGTTCAAGTTCGCCGAGAACAACGGGCAGTTCCAGGTGATCCGCGAGCAGTCGGGCACCTTCGCCGACTCAATCAAACTTTGGAGCGAGGTATAG
- the bcrB gene encoding benzoyl-CoA reductase subunit B: protein MPQKAATAVHKEDSQLRQKNMIAEHYTRLANAPDTGEKNVYTFVPGNLTELIRSFDLLPVLPEINALQSAMRGRSREYISIAEKLGHSEDVCTYVKCDLGMMKSGNVGPTGERLPKPDLLLLSYTGCFTFMKWFEILREEYDCPVAMLHVPYQADGVITDSMRKYVVDQLKDKVIPMLEEVSGKRYDEARLSQMLARSARAEDDLVAVLNAAKHRPSPIDAYFGGVYYIGPIFTAFRGTEDAVEYYRMLREEVEERARQKLGPVTPDGPMQSERFRLVVEGPPNWTNFREFWKMFADEGAVVVASTYTKVGGVYDMGFRHDPEHPLESLADYCMGCYTNLSLPRRVDMLTRYLQEFDADGLLINSIKSCNSFSAGQLMMLREVEKKSGRPGGFIESDLVDPRYFSAANIKNRLESYLQMIEQKRAGRTA, encoded by the coding sequence ATGCCGCAAAAAGCCGCAACCGCGGTCCACAAGGAAGACAGTCAGCTGCGCCAGAAGAACATGATCGCAGAACACTACACGCGTCTGGCCAACGCCCCCGATACCGGCGAGAAGAACGTGTACACCTTCGTGCCGGGCAACCTGACCGAGCTGATCCGCAGCTTCGATCTGCTGCCGGTGCTGCCGGAGATCAACGCCCTGCAGTCCGCCATGCGTGGCAGATCGCGCGAGTACATATCGATTGCCGAAAAGCTGGGGCACTCCGAAGACGTGTGCACCTACGTCAAGTGCGACCTGGGAATGATGAAGTCGGGCAACGTCGGTCCCACCGGCGAACGGCTTCCCAAGCCCGACCTGCTGCTGCTCTCCTACACGGGCTGCTTCACCTTCATGAAGTGGTTCGAGATTCTGCGCGAGGAGTACGACTGCCCCGTGGCCATGCTGCACGTGCCTTACCAGGCCGACGGCGTGATCACGGACTCCATGCGCAAATACGTGGTGGACCAGCTCAAGGACAAGGTGATCCCGATGCTCGAGGAGGTGTCGGGGAAGCGCTACGACGAGGCGCGCCTCTCGCAGATGCTGGCGCGTTCCGCCCGCGCCGAGGACGACCTGGTGGCTGTACTCAACGCGGCCAAGCACCGCCCCTCGCCCATCGACGCGTACTTCGGGGGCGTGTACTACATCGGCCCCATATTCACCGCCTTCCGCGGCACCGAGGATGCGGTGGAGTACTACCGCATGCTGCGCGAGGAGGTGGAGGAGCGCGCGCGCCAGAAACTGGGCCCGGTGACACCGGACGGCCCCATGCAAAGCGAGCGCTTCCGGCTGGTGGTGGAGGGACCGCCCAACTGGACCAACTTCCGCGAGTTCTGGAAGATGTTCGCCGACGAGGGCGCGGTGGTGGTGGCGTCGACCTATACCAAGGTGGGTGGCGTGTACGACATGGGGTTCCGTCATGACCCCGAGCACCCGCTGGAGAGCCTGGCCGACTACTGCATGGGTTGCTACACCAACCTGTCGCTGCCGCGGCGTGTGGACATGCTCACACGCTACCTGCAGGAGTTCGACGCCGACGGCCTGCTGATCAACTCCATCAAGAGCTGCAATTCGTTCAGCGCCGGGCAGCTGATGATGCTGCGCGAAGTCGAAAAGAAGAGCGGGCGGCCGGGGGGCTTCATCGAGAGCGATCTGGTGGATCCGCGCTACTTCTCCGCCGCCAACATCAAGAACCGACTCGAGTCGTACCTGCAGATGATCGAACAGAAGCGCGCGGGGAGGACGGCATGA
- the bcrA gene encoding benzoyl-CoA reductase subunit A, whose product MKICVGIDLGSTTTKAVILNEDNEILGRGITNSRSNYKVACDVALGEALINARFTLLEGAMKRAGAESKLDVLPHLELLFRRRQFLAQLGTLMDVIHAYIPKRERTEPFGVVVDEIFRRMEKESDEMFQPGATRKSDFFRDLAGSIYLRQAEELARSENVPFDRLVGLFDKAILDVENRPAAADNFDVHARAALAILPDAPPELETAVAEATAVTLDVVTSVGTGYGRATLPFPKEQIRSEILCHGLGAHAMFPATRTVLDIGGQDTKAIQVDDRGIVTSFQMNDRCAAGCGRYLGYIADEMNLGLQELGPMACQSTRPVRINSTCTVFAGAELRERLSLGEKREDILAGLHRAIILRAMSLLARSGGVSDEFTFTGGVARNPAAVNALGSLIEDNYGKVTMNISPDSIYTGALGAALFARQGPPPAHAGGSPAEARAVA is encoded by the coding sequence ATGAAGATCTGCGTGGGCATCGATCTTGGTTCCACCACCACCAAGGCTGTGATCCTGAACGAGGACAACGAAATCCTCGGCCGCGGCATCACCAACAGCCGCAGCAACTACAAGGTGGCGTGCGACGTGGCCCTGGGCGAGGCACTCATCAACGCGCGCTTCACCCTGCTCGAGGGTGCCATGAAGCGCGCGGGCGCGGAGTCCAAGCTCGACGTCCTGCCGCACCTCGAGCTGTTGTTCCGCCGGCGGCAGTTCCTGGCCCAGCTGGGCACGCTGATGGACGTGATCCACGCGTACATCCCCAAACGCGAACGCACCGAGCCCTTCGGCGTGGTGGTGGATGAGATCTTCCGGCGCATGGAGAAGGAATCCGACGAGATGTTCCAGCCCGGTGCCACCCGCAAGAGCGACTTCTTCCGTGACCTCGCGGGCAGCATCTACCTGCGCCAGGCCGAGGAGCTGGCGCGTTCGGAGAACGTTCCCTTCGACCGGCTGGTGGGGCTGTTCGACAAGGCCATCCTCGACGTGGAGAACCGGCCCGCGGCGGCCGACAACTTCGATGTGCACGCGCGTGCCGCACTGGCCATTCTGCCCGACGCGCCGCCGGAACTGGAGACCGCGGTGGCCGAAGCCACGGCGGTTACGCTGGACGTGGTCACCAGCGTTGGCACCGGCTACGGCCGCGCCACGCTTCCGTTTCCGAAGGAACAGATCCGTTCCGAAATCCTGTGCCACGGCCTGGGCGCGCACGCCATGTTCCCGGCAACGCGCACGGTGCTGGACATCGGCGGCCAGGACACCAAGGCCATCCAGGTGGACGATCGTGGCATCGTCACCTCGTTCCAGATGAACGACCGTTGCGCGGCCGGGTGCGGGCGATACCTGGGTTACATCGCCGACGAGATGAACCTCGGCCTGCAGGAGCTGGGACCCATGGCGTGCCAGTCCACGCGGCCGGTGCGCATCAATTCGACGTGCACCGTGTTCGCAGGCGCGGAGCTGCGCGAGCGCCTCTCGCTGGGCGAGAAGCGCGAGGACATCCTGGCCGGCCTGCACCGCGCCATCATTCTGCGCGCCATGTCGCTGCTGGCGCGCTCCGGCGGTGTGAGCGACGAATTCACCTTCACCGGCGGTGTCGCGCGCAACCCGGCCGCGGTGAACGCGCTGGGCTCGCTCATCGAAGACAACTACGGCAAGGTCACCATGAACATCTCACCCGACTCCATCTACACCGGGGCGCTGGGTGCGGCGCTGTTCGCACGGCAGGGCCCGCCGCCGGCGCACGCCGGCGGTTCGCCCGCAGAAGCGAGGGCAGTGGCATGA